The following nucleotide sequence is from Limimonas halophila.
CGTCGCCGTCATCGTCGCTCCCGCTCGTTGTGGCCCGCGCCGCCTGCGACCGTGCCCCATCGTTGGCTGTAACACCGCGCGTCGAAACCGTACCGGCTTGCCTGTTTAGAAAGCGTGAAGCCGGCCGGCATCGGCCCGCGCGCCGCCCTGCTTCCACCTTCGAACGTGGCCCTTCCGTGCTGCGGTGCAAACCCTGAAGCGGTGGACAACGGCCGCCACGGCCGGCACGTCTTTACCATGTCGAGCGAGCGCGAGGATGTGGCCACCGTTCTGCGCGAAGCGCGCGCGTGCCGGGTGTGCGAAGACGTCCTGCCCCATGGCCCCAACCCCGTGCTACGGGCCGGCGTGGACGCGCGCATCCTGATCGTGGGACAGGCGCCGGGGTGGAAGGTGCACACCACCGGCATTCCGTGGAACGACCCCTCGGGCGACCGGCTGCGCGCCTGGATGAACCTGGACCGCGAGACCTTCTACGACGAAACGCGCATCGCCATCGCGCCCATCGCCTTCTGCTACCCGGGCAAGGACCCGCGCGGCGGTGACCTGCCGCCCCGGCCGGAATGCGCGCCGTTGTGGCAACCGCGCCTGATCGCCGCGCTGCCGCGGCTGGAACTGATCCTGCTCGTGGGCCAGCACGCCCAGCGCTACCACCTGGGCCCCACGCGCAGACGCACGCTGACGGAAACAGTGCGCGCCTACCGCGACCACCTGCCGCGGTTCCTGCCGCTGCCGCACCCGAGCTGGCGCAACAACGCCTGGCTGGCGCGCAACCCCTGGTTCGAGACCGAACTGCTCCCCGAGCTCCGCGCGCGCGTCCACGCGCTTCTGGGCTGAGCGTGACGGTCAGCCGTCGCCGCCGAGCGCGTCCATGTGGCGCTCCACGGCCCCCTGGAACGCGCCGTCGTCCCGCAAGGCGCGCAACGCCTCAGCGACGGCGTCGGCGACGCCGGTGCAGCCGCTCTTCTTGGAGATCACCAGCCACAGCGGGTTGTTGGTGACCCAGGTGTCCGTGCGCGCGGCGATGCCGTCCGACACCCCGGCCTCGCGCGCCGCCTTGAGGCCGGCGTAGTAGCCGAAGACCACGTAATCCACGCGCCCGGCATCCAGCATCTTCATGATGTTCGTCACTTTGCCGTGGCGCGAGAGGTTCAGATGCTTCTCGGCGTAGCTGTCGAAGTCGCCGCCGAAGCTGTCGCCCAGGCGCGTCGCCCCGCGATGTCCCTTGAGGTCCGCGAGCTCGGTGAACTGGATGCCGCTATCCGAGCGCACGAACACGGCCACGGGATCGGGGCCGATGGGCGCGACGTAGCGGAAGTGCTGCTGGCGCTCCTCGGTCTTGTACAGTCCGGGCAGGCCGTCCAGCTCGCCCCGTCGCGCCTGCATGAGCACGCGCTTGAACGGCCCGACGTGCGTCGTCTCCAGAGCCACGCCCGCGCGCTCGAAGGCTTCGCGCACCACGTCCACGGCGGCGCCGACGTAGCGGTCGCCGTCGCGGTAGATGACCGGCGGATAATTGCTGCCGGAGGTGGTGAAGGTCTTGCAGGCGTCTGCGGCGTGCACGGCCCCGCCGGCACCCGCCATCGCCATCGTCGCCAGAATGAGGGCGGCGACGCACCGGCCGCCCCAACGGAAACCACGCATCGTGCTTCTCCC
It contains:
- a CDS encoding uracil-DNA glycosylase family protein — encoded protein: MSSEREDVATVLREARACRVCEDVLPHGPNPVLRAGVDARILIVGQAPGWKVHTTGIPWNDPSGDRLRAWMNLDRETFYDETRIAIAPIAFCYPGKDPRGGDLPPRPECAPLWQPRLIAALPRLELILLVGQHAQRYHLGPTRRRTLTETVRAYRDHLPRFLPLPHPSWRNNAWLARNPWFETELLPELRARVHALLG
- a CDS encoding substrate-binding periplasmic protein yields the protein MRGFRWGGRCVAALILATMAMAGAGGAVHAADACKTFTTSGSNYPPVIYRDGDRYVGAAVDVVREAFERAGVALETTHVGPFKRVLMQARRGELDGLPGLYKTEERQQHFRYVAPIGPDPVAVFVRSDSGIQFTELADLKGHRGATRLGDSFGGDFDSYAEKHLNLSRHGKVTNIMKMLDAGRVDYVVFGYYAGLKAAREAGVSDGIAARTDTWVTNNPLWLVISKKSGCTGVADAVAEALRALRDDGAFQGAVERHMDALGGDG